From a region of the Primulina eburnea isolate SZY01 chromosome 7, ASM2296580v1, whole genome shotgun sequence genome:
- the LOC140835864 gene encoding uncharacterized protein, whose translation MASTRSEAKMESMEKALMGVQDNMSQVQGRLDKIDQAVEGLLSLKGIMEQMIKLQAGATVRSNEGGGQLGEGSAVHGKEERVAHQGEEATEEVRMALKKIELPMFEGEDPLGWLGKMEQYFEVHESPTECRLKLAYICMQGTTVHWFRWMKVRIPNLSWDRLAEELIKRYSGFDANPFELIASLNQEQQSVDAYIERFEMLIAQLGEVQEDQGLGYFMSGLREEIRRRMIVHAPRTVDHAMMLARGLERELYGTAVDRGRSKVGLGLGYTHKPVSNMGWATQAPAHERDRSKSYPQPNNNTRTWSPGEQRTRNPITPQSYSGGPRNHSGGGRGGMSRPPDQKIRDDRVVSHQEFLHRREKGLCFKCGDPYHPMHRCANKSLRVTILAEEEGEESEWEQVELEEKNEEARREAEETGENNVEFNTLELPLYSVNGINHPQTLKMRAKVAGKEVVAMVDSGASHNFVSKEVITELGLEVDSSVFFGVCLGDGCRVSSQGVCRRLKVDLGQCQIQIEGYLFELGGIDLILGVDWLRTLGDVLLNWNRMEMRFSWCEQTVILKGDPSLSRSLVSFKSIAKVSEVEFYGAVLLKWKGGEEWGAEDGGGGEAMNNMLAKYEKVFREPCGLPPNRSQNHVISIKEGCGPISVRPYRYAHRQKDEIEKMVSEMLISGVIQTSNSPYSSPVILVKKTDGSWRFCVDYRALNDITIADKYPIPVVEELFDELHGATHFTKLDLKSGYHQIRVRAADVHKTAFRTHEGHYEFLVMPFGLKNAPATFQATMNEVFRPFLRKFVLVFFDDVLIYCKSWKDHVKHVEVVLTLLQQHKFVLNQKKCQFGLEQVEYLGHIITAQGVAMDRNKIESVVHWPQPQNTKGVRAFLGLTGYYRKFIKDYGKIARPLTEQLKKNQFGWEEKAQGAFERLKQAMVTAPVLRMPDFSKEFVIECDASGMGIGAVLNQEGQPIAFYSKALADRALSKSTYERELMALVLAVQHWRHYLLGRKFVVIIDHKPLKNLLQQRITTPDQQYWLAKLMGYEFEIKHRAGAENGAADALSRRESTGEMKAFTKTEWVGVEAFQEAVRNDPELKNIIEKVRRDPEGSKNYSFINGSLHFKGRIVVPSKSSWVSTLLIEFHDTPFGGHSGAL comes from the coding sequence ATGGCCAGCACACGATCAGAAGCTAAGATGGAAAGCATGGAGAAGGCGTTGATGGGGGTGCAAGACAACATGTCGCAAGTGCAAGGAAGGCTGGATAAGATAGACCAGGCGGTGGAAGGCTTGCTAAGTTTGAAAGGAATAATGGAGCAAATGATCAAGTTACAAGCGGGAGCTACGGTACGGAGCAATGAAGGGGGAGGACAGTTAGGGGAGGGAAGCGCAGTGCACGGTAAGGAGGAGAGGGTAGCGCACCAGGGGGAAGAAGCAACAGAGGAGGTGAGAATGGCACTGAAAAAAATTGAACTACCTATGTTTGAAGGGGAAGATCCGTTGGGATGGCTAGGAAAGATGGAGCAATATTTCGAAGTCCATGAATCTCCAACCGAATGCAGGCTCAAGTTAGCTTACATCTGTATGCAAGGTACTACGGTCCACTGGTTCCGATGGATGAAAGTAAGGATCCCAAACTTAAGTTGGGATAGGTTAGCGGAAGAATTGATCAAACGATACAGTGGTTTCGATGCCAATCCGTTTGAGCTCATAGCTTCGCTGAATCAAGAACAGCAATCGGTGGACGCTTATATAGAGCGTTTTGAAATGTTGATTGCGCAGCTGGGCGAGGTACAAGAGGACCAGGGGCTAGGTTATTTTATGAGTGGGTTGAGGGAAGAGATACGACGGAGAATGATTGTTCATGCGCCCAGAACGGTGGATCACGCGATGATGTTAGCGAGAGGCCTGGAGCGAGAATTGTATGGGACGGCGGTGGATCGGGGAAGAAGTAAAGTTGGGCTGGGCTTGGGGTATACACATAAGCCGGTATCTAACATGGGCTGGGCCACTCAGGCTCCTGCCCATGAAAGAGATCGGAGCAAGAGTTACCCACAACCCAATAACAATACGCGGACATGGAGTCCAGGAGAGCAAAGAACACGAAATCCAATTACACCGCAATCGTATAGCGGTGGGCCTCGGAATCATTCAGGCGGTGGTCGTGGAGGAATGTCGAGACCACCTGATCAAAAAATTCGGGACGACAGAGTAGTATCCCATCAAGAGTTTTTACACAGACGTGAGAAGGGACTGTGCTTTAAGTGTGGCGATCCATATCACCCAATGCACCGATGCGCCAATAAAAGCTTGAGAGTGACGATTCTAGCAGAAGAGGAAGGGGAGGAGAGCGAATGGGAGCAAGTCGAGTTAGAGGAAAAAAATGAGGAGGCAAGACGGGAAGCAGAGGAGACAGGGGAAAATAACGTGGAATTCAACACCCTGGAATTACCACTGTACTCGGTCAACGGCATAAACCACCCACAAACCTTAAAAATGAGAGCGAAGGTAGCTGGGAAAGAGGTAGTGGCGATGGTGGACAGTGGTGCGAGCCACAATTTCGTTTCAAAAGAAGTAATAACCGAATTAGGACTCGAAGTTGACAGTAGCGTGTTCTTCGGGGTGTGTCTTGGAGATGGATGTCGGGTGTCATCACAAGGGGTGTGCCGAAGGTTGAAGGTGGATCTGGGGCAATGCCAAATACAGATTGAAGGGTATCTGTTTGAGTTAGGAGGTATTGATCTTATATTGGGAGTCGATTGGCTTCGTACCTTGGGAGATGTTCTGCTGAATTGGAATAGGATGGAGATGCGATTCAGTTGGTGTGAGCAGACTGTTATCTTAAAAGGTGATCCCTCCCTTAGCAGATCACTGGTATCTTTTAAAAGCATAGCCAAAGTAAGTGAGGTGGAATTTTATGGGGCCGTATTATTAAAGTGGAAGGGAGGAGAGGAGTGGGGAGCAGAAGATGGGGGGGGAGGAGAAGCAATGAACAACATGTTGGCAAAATATGAAAAAGTATTCCGGGAACCTTGCGGTTTACCTCCTAATCGGAGCCAAAATCATGTTATAAGTATAAAAGAGGGTTGTGGACCGATATCCGTAAGGCCCTATCGATATGCTCACAGGCAGAAAGATGAAATTGAAAAGATGGTGAGTGAAATGCTCATCTCGGGGGTTATACAAACCAGCAATAGCCCCTATTCAAGTCCAGTAATACTGGTTAAAAAAACAGATGGGAGTTGGCGATTTTGTGTGGACTACCGGGCTTTAAACGATATTACAATTGCTGACAAGTACCCTATTCCTGTGGTGGAAGAATTGTTTGATGAGCTGCATGGAGCTACTCATTTCACCAAGCTGGACCTCAAATCTGGGTACCACCAGATTCGAGTTCGAGCTGCTGATGTCCATAAAACAGCGTTTCGAACGCACGAgggccactacgagttcctgGTTATGCCCTTTGGGCTTAAAAATGCACCAGCAACCTTTCAAGCTACCATGAATGAGGTATTCCGCCCTTTTTTGCGTAAATTTGTATTAGTTTTCTTTGATGATGTTTTAATTTACTGTAAGAGTTGGAAGGATCATGTTAAACATGTAGAAGTGGTGCTGACATTATTACAGCAACACAAATTCGTCTTGAATCAAAAAAAATGTCAGTTTGGGCTAGAACAGGTTGAGTACTTGGGACATATCATCACTGCACAAGGCGTAGCAATGGACAGAAACAAAATTGAAAGTGTGGTGCATTGGCCACAACCACAGAACACGAAAGGAGTAAGGGCATTTCTGGGGTTGACGGGATATTACCGAAAGTTTATTAAAGACTATGGTAAGATCGCGAGACCCCTCACTGAGCAACTGAAAAAGAATCAATTTGGGTGGGAGGAGAAAGCCCAAGGAGCTTTCGAAAGACTTAAGCAAGCTATGGTTACTGCTCCTGTGCTGAGAATGCCAGACTTTTCTAAAGAATTTGTGATAGAATGCGACGCTTCTGGAATGGGCATTGGGGCAGTGTTGAACCAAGAGGGTCAACCAATTGCTTTTTACAGTAAGGCGTTGGCAGATAGGGCACTATCTAAATCAACATATGAGAGGGAATTAATGGCATTAGTTCTAGCAGTCCAACATTGGCGACACTATCTACTGGGACGCAAGTTTGTCGTGATAATCGATCATAAGCCCTTGAAAAATCTGTTGCAACAACGAATAACTACACCGGACCAGCAATATTGGTTGGCTAAGTTGATGGGGTATGAGTTCGAAATAAAACACCGAGCAGGGGCAGAAAATGGGGCAGCTGATGCACTGTCCAGAAGGGAGAGCACGGGAGAAATGAAGGCTTTCACAAAAACAGAATGGGTGGGGGTGGAAGCATTCCAAGAGGCAGTAAGAAATGACCCCGAGCTTAAAAACATCATTGAAAAGGTGAGGAGGGACCCAGAAGGCAGCAAGAATTATTCTTTCATTAATGGAAGCTTGCACTTTAAAGGCAGAATAGTCGTGCCTTCGAAATCATCATGGGTCTCCACATTGCTGATTGAATTTCATGATACCCCTTTCGGGGGACACTCCGGAGCTTTATGA